A window of Phaseolus vulgaris cultivar G19833 chromosome 4, P. vulgaris v2.0, whole genome shotgun sequence genomic DNA:
CACATGAACATGCTTTTGAAAGGAAAACTTGTGCAAAAGTGGATAAAAGAGGAGTGgggaataaaatattaagagaaAAGAGAACAATCTATCCTAAACAACAAGGCTTTGGGCGAAAGAACACATCGGGGCAAACACTGTGTACCCAAGAAATGATGCATAAGCTTCACGAAAGTGTGAAGTAAAATTTGATTGGTTTTGAAAACAAAGTCAAAGAACGACTTAAAAACATTTGATGTACCAAAAAGGGTTGGATTCTTACAAAATGTTAACAAAACACTTTTCTATTTGATGTTTTCTAGAAGGAGAATAAATTCTTTCTACTATGTGCATATATGTGATTACTTGTTATTCCTCTTGCgcaaaaaaaaagagtatatgTATGAACATTAAAATTAATCAGACTCTAGACTCTGGGTGAGTGATTGCGTAATGATggttttaaacatttttatacCTTTATTCAAATGCAACTCATTAGAGgcctataaaataatattgtaaaataaatCTATAAACTAATTATTGTATAAATGAATAAACTTATTATGGATGATGATTCGCATAATAAGTGTTATAGTTGTAGAAGAATCTTCTAAAATCGACAACGTATCATAATTGTATTTTTCTCATGCCAATAATTTGAAATTAGAAGAATGTCGAGAGTCAATGAGGTATTATGACAACTGTAACTGATTCAATTGAATTATAACCAAAACTGTTTTGGTATATTAAAGGTTCGTTCAAACCATAGTCAGCGTTTGAATTTCAATTTCATTGTGTCTTTTGTAGAAAACCCAAAACAGGAAACGAATCTTGAAGAAGAAGGATTGATCAATCCCTAAAGTATCACACATTCAAGAACTTCCGTAGTTGGGTGAGTATACGTGACAttgctttatatatatatatttttttttggagtacttatttcaataatttttttttcctgagATTTTGTTCTCTTTATTCAAGAATAGTTATAAAGATTTCAACTAATGACCtaagaatagttttttccttaaatttattttcattagcttacccttgcttttcttgttatGCTGTGAATTGCAATGAATGTATTACGTACATGAGCAGATGATCATACAGGTGTCAGAGGGCCTGGAGAACTTTAGGATGTAATTTTGAactttatattgttaatatttgtattctataagtcataatcttgtaatagaaatattttgaaaaaaaaaactctaagtCTGGATAGAAATCGGTAGAACTTCTATTGTAATAATTAGATGTATTTTCTGGGATGTTACaactttttgttgtataaattaaatgaataatttttgtataaattaaattaattttttgttgtataaattaaattaaattgtttttgtataaattaaagtaactttttattgtataaattaaatgaattttgtttatacattaaattaattttttttttgtataaattaaattatttttttaaatttttttaattcagttTATTAAGATTTAATGTTGTTATGTAATCTGATGAGAATTAAAGTTTCAGTTTAATAATTGATAGAATATCACTTCAGATTTTGGAGAGTTAATTAATAAAAGGatacataattaataaaaagataggaaattaataaaagaagttataatatttttttgaaaaaaaattattaccgtttaaaaataattttaggatATTgcgtttttattttttttcattgaatATCTTGTAATGATGtagatttagattttttatttttatttttccattatTATGTTGAATGTTGTAATAATTAAGTACCATACaaatttataagttttattttttttctcattggttatattttaataattaaatatatttagaagtttttcatttttctatggtgtttaaaaaaaatattggtgcTGCAGAATAAGGACTGCAGAGAGTAAAAAATTTGGGCAACAGAATGGGccaagtttttcaagaaaattacAAGTAGTGACGTGGAGGTGTATAAATTAAATAGGAACTGTAGAGAGTAACAAATATGGGCAGCAGATTAGGCCAACATTTTcaacaaaattacaaatagtGACGTAGGGGGTGTATAAATTAAATAGGGTTTAGGGGCTGCAGAGAGTAAAATATATGACCAGCAGATTGGGCCAACTATTTCAGGAAAATTACATAGAGACGTGgggttgtataaattaaataggGGCTGCATAGACTAAAAGTGATGGGCAGCATTATGGCCCATGTTTTTCATATTAATATGTTGAATTAAGAgagtaaatttatttaatttttaatattttattatttttcttaaaacatttcaaattcattcttaatattttaaacaagagctaattaattattttaaaatagtttaattggtttgtaaacataatttaaaatctcTTTATAGTTTATTTTCTCCACTTTCcttgaacattttttttcatatttgatattttttaatatcacttgcattatgtatttgttttttaaatatttattgatcTTCTACACTCTTTCGTACTCACTGAAGTTTCATGATTTTGAACTGTGATCATATTCCCTTATATAAGAAAAAAGGTTGCATGTTTGGATAGTGGAATTGGTATACCATGAAAACAAATGGAAAACTTCTTTATATACTTGATATACTTTTTTAAACTGTATAACCCGGTCAACCATAACTAAATTTTAGTGCTATGAAGCgtaaaataatgaatttataGACTCTATAATACAAGAGAGAGGAATATTACAATGTTAATTTAGATATACATTAATAcgttagaaaaaaattaatatataattttaagcatcctttatgcaaacataaaattaaaaaaaaaatccaactaAAAGAGTAATTGAATAACATAGAAATGGGTAGCATTGTAATTTCATATTTGAAGCTTAGTTGGCATGAATATGACACAATGTGTCCatacattaatattattcaCCAAATAATCCATTAATGAACTGAAACTTATAGCCATTCATTTTTGGATAGTGTTCAtccatgtgttgactttgaaAAACTGGTTTTAACTTgagaaattattatataaagcATGAACCATTGTATTGGATGAATCTGAAAGCACTTAATGAGTTGTGGAAAAGGTGATTTGATTGCTGAAGATTAATCATATTTCACAACAATTTCACCATCTCAGGTTCTTTCTCCTCCTTTTTCTCTATTTACTTCCAATCTTCTTCCATTTTGAGGCATCCatgaatagatttttttttgtactgATTATTTTAGCTGGAGAAGGTCTGTGTTGAACATGGTATTAACTTGTTGATTCAAGTACTATACTGATTCAGGTTATTTTTAAGtgggtatatttttttttgtctaattCTACTTTAGTATCAAATGAAGTTTCACCAATCTTGGAACCatattttatgtttggtaaataCTAATTATAATCCATTTTCTTAACTCCTTTACCAGTATTGTGTATTGACCAGCCCATACTTcatgatatttttaataaatagtgAGATACTTTTGTTCAAGGCATTTGTATCAATAGACTCATCCCTCACCCTTACACGACACATACTAAACAATTGCCAATGACTAATATGctattacttttattaaatcTTACTTACTGGTCGAGAGAATGTAGTCTAAGATTAAATCTTACTTCACAAAGTTTGATGCaagaattttattaaatttattatcatatgatattttaatctataaatttttaaacaatCAATAAATCATGATATCTCCTTTGAGTTAATATGCTGAACACTATCACTAAAACAATAAAGTTAAATTCTCATCTTAACTTAAGTATTTCTTGCTAAAATAACTCAACATACCTCGACaatgttgggaaaaacgggtaattttcccaataaaacagaaccctaacagagctacccgacaaataatattgaataaataaagcggaataataaaagagataaagaggaaaaaacacactagaaaattgttaacggagttcggccaatttaacctaatctccgagcacagctgAAACAacccacttttattattatgggagaagatattacaaatttgggatatttaacagtgaaggaggagatgttaatttataaccctcaaaccttcttcccaaacaatgaacccactgatgtgggacttgggattaagccaaaatcaacaaatctccaccttggcttaatttcaagtcccacctaatacaaatcttctcaaaacataacaaaaacaaactttgcagtgcttcaaatttgcgcctccgggcgccaacttcaaatgtgcaagatattaaccaagtttaaacaatattcaaacttggcccttgtaaccaccttggtgagcatatctgcaggattctccgtagtgtgaatcttctggagaacaatctcctcttcttcgagaatctcacgcacaaagtgataacgaacatcaatgtgcttcgtccgtgcatgaaagacttgattctttgctaaatgaatagcactctaaccgtcagaatataactcaaattgtttctgaccaactcccaagtctttaagcaacccatgaagccaaattgcttccttcacagcctttgtaatcgccatatactctgcctttgcgtagacaaagccaccgtagactgtaaggtagacttccaactaactgacgcttttgctaaagtgaacaaatagccagttgCAGACCGTCacttatccaaatcacctgcataatcagaatcacaatatccaactatgcattgaccaagtgattcatcttgctcaaatgccaatccaacatctaaggtattttggaggtaccgtagaatccatctcacagcttgccaatgacCCTTGCCCGGATCATGCATACAACACTCACAAcctgtgaaatatctggtcttgtacacaccattgcatacatcaagcttccaattgcatttgcatatgggactttcgccatgtattctcgttcttcatcattcgtcggagataaacggctactcaatttcaaatgaggagcaagtggggtacttacaggttttgtatcttcgtgtataccaaaatgttgtagtaccttctgcaaatatTGCTTCCgtgacagccaaagttttcccctctctctgcccctgtttatctccatgccgagaatcttcttggcttcccccaaatccttcatctcgaactctttactcaactgagaCTTTAACCTGTCcatctcaacttggctctttgctgcaatcagcataccatcaacatataagagtaagtaaatgtaggaaccatcttcaagtctgcgcaaatacacaaagtgatcatatttgcttctcttgtacttctgatccttcatgaacttatcaaatcgtttgtaccactgtctcgAAGATTGTTTCAGTTcgtacaacgatttgctaagtttacaaacccaatcttcttgaccagcaaccttgtatccttctggttgagtcatatagatttcctccttcaaatcaccgtgtaggaacgcggtctttacatcGAGTTGAGCTAactccaaattcaactgtgctaccaaggccaacaaaaggaatgtttaacaactagagaaaatacctcattataatcaattccctccctctgagcaaagcctttagcaacaaaccttgccttgtagcgaacatcttctttattaggaaatccttctttctttgcaaatacccatttgcacccaattgccttcttaccttttggtaattgtgccagcttccacgtcttgttcttcttcaaagactgcatctcctcttccatcgcacctgtccaattaccactctctgaactcagaatgacttctgggtaagtggatggaatgtcatcaacaactggaagtgcataggcaaccatatccatgaaacgagcaggcttctgaatatctcgtctctatcttctaactgcaattggcactgattgctgttgagattcttgggtaggaacctcttcctcatctgactcttcttctgccataggagagtcacttgtggtatttcgttttgggatcaccactgtctgttcaaactccacctgcttccgggcacactccacctgttgcggagtactatcagctccttctggatttaccttctttaacatggcaaattcatcaaaggtaacatccctgctgataatcgtcttctttgcctctagacaccacaaacgatatcccttcactccaggactaaagcccatgaaaagagctttctttgcccgtggatccaactttgattcaatcacatgataatatgcaatagaaccaaaaacatgcaaagaatcataatcagttgcaagttttccagaccatacctctaacggggttttgccatctatagcagaagATGGCAAatgattgacgagatgttgagcgtatgtcacagcctcagcccaaaactctctgcctaactcagcattagacaacatacaacgaactttctccacaagtgtcttgttcatacgctctgacaccccattctgctgtggtgtttttctaacagtgaagtgtcgaactatgccacaatcttggcataccttcaggaacagatcactcttgtattctcctccattatctgttcggagaaccttaatcttccttcctgtctggttttcaacttgagctttccacttaaggaaaatttcaagcacatcatttttgttcttcatagtaaacacccaaactctcttggaaaaatcatccacaaaagtgacaaaataatgcctacctctgattgacggagtcttggcaggtccccatacatctgaatgcacataatccaaaatacccttggtattatgaattgcagtgccaaacttcactcttcgttgttttcccataacacaatgctcacaaaattcaagtttgcaagccttcgtacctttcaacaatccctgcttggtaagaatttgcaaggatttctctccagcatgtcccaacctcatatgccacaacttcgttgcctcagcatccttcAGAGCTAGAAGTTGCTgtcgctactgtccccaccactgtactaccttggtagtaatacaaattattcttcctcacgcctttcaacatcaccagtgctcctgaagttgctttaagaattccatctcgcatcgtcacaactatgcctttagattctaaagcccccaatgagatgagattcttcttcaactttggcacgtatcgtacatcccgcaaaattctggtggatccatcatgattccgcagcttgattgaacctatcctagttgtcttacatggattatcattacccatgtaaacaaccccgccatcaagttcttgaaattcaaagaaccaatcccgaaagggacacatatgataggtacaacatgaatccaatatccactcatttGGATACGATGATgttgaaagcgagacaattaaagagatatctgattccacatcacttttgcattctgcaacatttgcatcttgtggagccttccctttcttctgcagttttggacagtctttctttcagtgtcctttctcatgacagaaagcacactcatctttggcaacggctcgacctttagacttaAACCTCCCTCTTCTCCCCTTTGTCTGTCTTTGCTGACGACCTTTTGCCACCGatgcttcttctgatgtcgttgatttggttttcatcttattatgctttctcaattcatgactatataaagcagaacaaacagcatctaacgacacattctccttcccgtgaaggagcgtagtctccaaatgttcaaattcatcaggaagagatgataacaacatcaaagccaaatcctcatcctcaaacttcacatctaaattcaacaggtgtgctactaattgattaaacatagtgatgtgtgcattcatagtagtaccttgttggtagtcaaatcggaacaaccttttcttcatcaggagcttgttctgaccactcttcttcagaaacttgtcctccaatgccttccacagtttgtgtgcagaagtctcATTTTTTACAGCATACTTCTGCTCTCTAGACAGGCAAGATCGAATAGTTCTGCATGCCAACCGGTTGATGATGCTCCAGTCTTTCTCCTCCACCTCTTctggtttctctccttcaatagaaatatcaagaccctgctgaaaaagagagtccaagacctctccttgccacatgctaaaatgtccagtgccatcaaatatttccaccgccaatttcaaggtggacaccgggaacctcgaccatgatgatgaggagcccgacactctggatacatccttcgcttcttcttcttgatttgccattacaaactcaaaatataatattcaatattacaaataatttcaaacaacccaagggcgAACCTTCGGCTTTTCATACCACTTGTTGGAAAAAAcaggtaattttcccactaaaacagaaccctaacagagctacccgacaaataatattgaataaataaagctaaataataaaagagataaagaggaaaaaacacaccagaaaattgttaacggagttcggccaatttagcctaatctccgagcacagctgAAACAacccacttttattattatgggagaagatattacaaatttgGGATATTTAATAGTGAAGGAGGAGatgttaatttataaccctcaaaccttcttcccaaacaatgaacccactgATGTGgaacttgggattaagccaaaatcaacaaacaaATCATAACTTCAACAAATCATAACTTTACCTCACATCATCAATCTCATTCATTCATATTTCAAACTTATTTCAATATTATACAATATTTATATCATTATTCGTTTCCTAAaccattttatttcatttatagtATTAAATTTATACAAACTCTACCTAATATCTCCTAATCTCATATACGAAATAATCcattttaaacaattcaaaCTCATCTAATAGAGATATTCAACTAATAGAAGTATCACTTAAGTTGAACCATATTCTTTTAAAGGAGAGAATCATAATAGATTCTTCATTGTTCAATGGTCTAGGTAATTAAGTTTAAGCAACAAAGAAACATAGCTTCAGTGACcaaactaaaaaagaaaaattaatattgaCTTTCGTTGTTTAAGTAgtcatatttttaaaagagagaaaattgaTATGATCCAACCAGGTCATAGGAAAATAatctattaaaattaataaataattgaaattagtaactttgaatttaattatttaatatcaacAGTTCTAATTTGATGGAAATATTTGTCAAAAAGTTATCAACGATAAACTATCTATATTTTGCAACTTCAACTAATTCCTATTGTATCATCCTCTGAAGTTCATACCATTATATCTAAGATTGAATTTATTCATCTTCAAGTCCTTTTATGCCATCAACTTGCACTAaattttttgtataattttttcaaagGACATATAcccaaataatatttaaaatgtatttttaaatatcgTTTTTATAACATCTATTTGTGAAACTAATTCTTTGTcccttatttttattatcaaatccctataatcatataaatcattttgaacttttaactattgaattttttttataacgtAAACAATAAATTGATCGATATTATCATAGTGTTTATTTAAGAGTTACTAATTTTGGGATTAAATTCATCTCTATCAAATTTTTAGTATTCTAGTTAATATTTATGAAATCTTCAGTTTACAGAGTTTTAACATATGGAAGAACAATCGAGAGATTTAACAATTGAAATACAACGTTTAGAGACCTTATGTACTGAGATGCTTCAAAATGTTAAACCTTCAGAAGAGCATGGTTTCCATATGCAATGCATTAATAGGGTACCACCAAATATTCGTGAAAATAATCCCAAAGCCTACACTCCTCAAATTGTTTCCATTGGCCCTTATCATCACAAAGCAAACAATAGTTTTGAGCCAATGGAAGAACATAAACTCAAATATCTCAAGGGATTTCTAAATCGAACACAACTACCTATAAGAGAATTTGTTGTCAAAATTAAAGAGTTGGAAGAAGATATTCGACTTTGTTATACAAATCCTATGAAATTTAATAGAGATGATTTCTTAAAGATGATTTTGGTTGATGCTTGCTTCATAATTGAGCTTTTTCTAAGAATGTTTGAATACAATGATTGGAAACAAGACCCTTTGTTTGTAAAACCATGGATACAAGTGCATATTCAGCATGACTTGATATTATTGGAAAATCAACTTCCATTCTTTGTTCTTGAACAACTTTACAACCTCACTGGTATGGGTCAGAATTTTCTTGACATTACTTTCAAGTATTTTAGGAACATGTCTTTAGGAAATGTGTGTCCAGAAAAGAGTCCAAAACACTTCACTGATTTTTTAAGATCTTCTGCAATATCATCATCAAAACTTGATCTTGAAAATCCAGACAAATATTTCAGAGAAGTTAAACAATTATACAGTGCAAGCCAACTAAAGGAGGCAGGTCTTAAGTTCAAGGCCAGTACGGATGAAGGCTTACTGGACTTGACCTATCTTAAGAAGGGAGTGTTGACAATGCCAATCTTGAATATATATGATGGGACAGAAATTATCTTCCGAAATATAATGGCATATGAGCAATGTCAACTTTTAGATGAAATAACCTTCACTCAATATGTAGCGATTCTAGATTTTCTTATAAATACTGAAAAAGATGTGAACTTACTTGTTGATAAGAAAATTATTGTGAATTGGACTGGTGATTCTACTAAAGTGGTTACAATGATTAATAACTTGAGCTCAGACCTTATGTTGCCATATTTCCATCAACATTATTTCTCCCTCTGCAATAGCTTGAATGATTTCTATGAAAACCCACGCAACAAGTACAAGGCTATCTTCGTACACGAGTACTTCAACACTCCTTGGAAAATAGCATCTACTACTGCTGCAATTATGCTAATTTTCCTCACATTTATTCAGGCTGTATGTTCAATCGTCTCAATATTTTATGGTAAGAAATCATGATATACCGATACTTATTACTGTTATGAAGTTAGTTACAAATGATAAAATTAGTTCAATTAAATGTGCAGGTAACTAAGGAGATGATTCTCTAAATAAGAAATAAGGAAGTCAGTCAGGAAAGAAAGTATTTGAGTGTCTCAGTATGGAAGAGAAACTTTTTGATGTTAtgtattgttatttatttttcaacgaagatttaacttgtttcctatttttttctatttggttGCTAACTTACTACTTTTTATGCAGAAGTAACTTTTTTGTGAGCTCTTATactactaaaaataattttaaacttgcAAATAATCTCCCtctttaaatttaaagaaaaaattaaaaaaaaaactcgtgTGTGTATATGTGTGTTTGTGGCATTGTGTGTGTCTATGTATGTATGTGTGTATCTATCTGTCTTTGTCTATGTGCTTTTGTGattttgtgtgtgtgtttatCTATCTATCTTTCTTTGTGTGTGTATATGTGTGTTATATGtctttttgtttgtgtttgagttGTGTATTATGTGTGTATGTGTGTTATATATCTTTTTATGCTTGTTTTTGTTTGTGTCTGTGTGTTTGTAAGTCATGTATTTGTGTGTATGTTTGTCTTTGTATGTATGTGTGTGTGTCTGTGTTTATGTATATGTTCGTGTGTATATGTTTGTGTCTATATTTGTGTATGTCTAtgtgtgtttttgtttttttgtatgCATGTGTGTGTATGTATGTGTCTATATCTATGGATGTCTATGTGTGcatgtttgtgttttttttatgcatGTTTGTGTCTATGTATGTGTGTGTTTTTGAGTGTTTGTATTATACAAAGAGAAGCAAATGAAAAGTTTAAATTTTCTCTCATTTTTATCATCACTAACAAAGAGTTTGAAATTATTATATCATGATTATGATGGTGGTGGTTGGGAAAATGTTTCATCTAGTTGAGAAGGTTGGTCATTTGATATAGATGATTGTTCTCTTAGAGTTGGAGGAGCAAGTAGGGTAGGTTGAGGTTCTACTAGTGTTGTTTGATGCAATGCTTGTGGTGATTAGAATGTGCATTTtctttcataattataataacaatcTCATCTTGTAGTTCATTATCGTACTAAGCAACCAAATGTGACATAAAGAGTATGAGAAGacattataaaaatgataaGCATATTTTATCTAACTACTATCTGAGTGGAGCCATAAGATTTCGAAAATTGAGAAAATAGAAATATATAGTAGAtagtatttattaaaaaatacattatattcATTATTACACAATTGATTAATGATAAACAAGTTATATTTTGCTCTAGAATACAAAATAAGATTTTCATATAAACTAATATTAGTACTCTAAATATAGATGGCAAAATGTATTTGAACCGTAAGAAAATATTTGTATAATAGTAAGTAAATACTCATTTATTTAAAGATGAGTCGAGACATATGTTTGTATGTATATAGACTGTAACAAAGATAAGAGTATATACTCTAATGTGCACTTGTTTCGACCTCCACCtctatctatttatatttatatatttatttatttgtatgtaaacaattttttcattttcacgTGCCATACTAGTCTTATATATAACAAATATGTTAGTTGAAATgtgaaaacataaatataaaaacattaaataatataaaaaaaatattagtctTGTAGTCCTTTAGAATGTTAGAGGAGCGAACTAATGTCTTAGCAATAGTT
This region includes:
- the LOC137837311 gene encoding UPF0481 protein At3g47200-like isoform X2 is translated as MEEQSRDLTIEIQRLETLCTEMLQNVKPSEEHGFHMQCINRVPPNIRENNPKAYTPQIVSIGPYHHKANNSFEPMEEHKLKYLKGFLNRTQLPIREFVVKIKELEEDIRLCYTNPMKFNRDDFLKMILVDACFIIELFLRMFEYNDWKQDPLFVKPWIQVHIQHDLILLENQLPFFVLEQLYNLTGMGQNFLDITFKYFRNMSLGNVCPEKSPKHFTDFLRSSAISSSKLDLENPDKYFREVKQLYSASQLKEAGLKFKASTDEGLLDLTYLKKGVLTMPILNIYDGTEIIFRNIMAYEQCQLLDEITFTQYVAILDFLINTEKDVNLLVDKKIIVNWTGDSTKVVTMINNLSSDLMLPYFHQHYFSLCNSLNDFYENPRNKYKAIFVHEYFNTPWKIASTTAAIMLIFLTFIQAVCSIVSIFYGN
- the LOC137837311 gene encoding UPF0481 protein At3g47200-like isoform X1, coding for MEEQSRDLTIEIQRLETLCTEMLQNVKPSEEHGFHMQCINRVPPNIRENNPKAYTPQIVSIGPYHHKANNSFEPMEEHKLKYLKGFLNRTQLPIREFVVKIKELEEDIRLCYTNPMKFNRDDFLKMILVDACFIIELFLRMFEYNDWKQDPLFVKPWIQVHIQHDLILLENQLPFFVLEQLYNLTGMGQNFLDITFKYFRNMSLGNVCPEKSPKHFTDFLRSSAISSSKLDLENPDKYFREVKQLYSASQLKEAGLKFKASTDEGLLDLTYLKKGVLTMPILNIYDGTEIIFRNIMAYEQCQLLDEITFTQYVAILDFLINTEKDVNLLVDKKIIVNWTGDSTKVVTMINNLSSDLMLPYFHQHYFSLCNSLNDFYENPRNKYKAIFVHEYFNTPWKIASTTAAIMLIFLTFIQAVCSIVSIFYAMNIIVYALDSNELLKVSECSSAKEMWNTLEETRNQGVP